A single genomic interval of Juglans regia cultivar Chandler chromosome 1, Walnut 2.0, whole genome shotgun sequence harbors:
- the LOC109019235 gene encoding cytochrome P450 78A7-like, producing MALGLDTRDSSWWVFTLPAFIGSKNLLDGYVLFAIFMSFVSIVLLSWAFAVGGIAWKNGRNQRGRVSIPGPRGLPIFGSLFTLSRGLAHRSLAVMARTPASVQLMAFSLGSSPVVVASDPCTAREILTSPHFADRPLKQSAKSLMFSRAIGFAPNGAYWRLLRRIASTHLFSPRRITAHETGRQLECAAMLSNIATEQEINGAVVLRKHLQAASLNNIMGSVFGKRYDSAHDSEELDELKEMVTEGFELLGAFNWSDYLPWLNFFYDPFRINERCSKLVPRVRKLVRGIIQEHRANECSKLSDNDDFVDVLLSLEGEEKLQEDDMVAVLWEMIFRGTDTTALLTEWVMAELILHPEVQEKLHREIDRAVGNRTVTDADVASLPYLQCVVKEALRVHPPGPLLSWARLSTSDVQLSNGMLIPADTTAMVNMWAITHDPHLWEDPLVFRPERFLESEGGADVDVRGGDLRLAPFGAGRRVCPGKNLGLVTVTLWVAKLVHQYGWVQDVAHPVDLSEVLKLSCEMKCPLHAIALRRN from the exons ATGGCGTTGGGTTTGGACACAAGGGACTCCAGCTGGTGGGTATTTACACTCCCAGCATTTATTGGGTCCAAAAACCTTCTCGATGGTTATGTTTTGTTTGCTATCTTCATGTCGTTTGTGTCCATTGTGCTTCTCTCATGGGCTTTTGCGGTTGGGGGGATTGCATGGAAAAACGGGAGGAACCAGAGAGGTCGCGTTTCCATTCCTGGACCTCGGGGTCTTCCTATCTTTGGAAGCCTATTCACGCTCAGCCGTGGATTAGCCCACCGCTCCTTAGCCGTCATGGCCAGGACTCCAGCGAGTGTTCAGCTCATGGCTTTTAGCCTTGGTTCGTCTCCCGTAGTTGTGGCTTCCGACCCCTGCACTGCCCGAGAGATCCTGACATCACCGCACTTTGCTGACCGTCCTCTCAAGCAGTCTGCTAAGAGCCTAATGTTCAGCCGAGCCATCGGCTTCGCCCCCAACGGGGCCTACTGGAGGCTTTTGAGAAGGATCGCTTCGACCCACCTCTTCTCGCCCCGTCGCATTACAGCCCACGAAACCGGTCGCCAGTTGGAATGCGCCGCTATGCTGAGCAACATAGCAACCGAACAAGAAATTAACGGCGCCGTCGTTCTCAGAAAGCACCTCCAAGCTGCCTCATTGAACAACATCATGGGGAGCGTTTTTGGCAAAAGGTACGATTCGGCACATGATAGCGAAGAGTTGGACGAGCTTAAAGAGATGGTCACAGAAGGTTTCGAGCTTTTGGGTGCTTTCAATTGGTCTGATTATCTTCCTTGGCTTAACTTTTTCTATGACCCATTTCGAATAAATGAACGTTGCTCCAAGCTTGTTCCCCGAGTCAGAAAACTCGTCCGAGGCATAATCCAAGAACACCGAGCCAACGAGTGCTCAAAGCTATCTGATAATGATGATTTCGTTGATGTTTTGCTCTCTTTGGAAGGTGAAGAGAAGCTTCAAGAGGATGACATGGTTGCCGTCTTATGG GAAATGATATTCAGAGGCACTGACACTACCGCCTTGTTAACTGAGTGGGTGATGGCCGAGTTGATATTACACCCAGAGGTCCAGGAAAAGCTACACAGAGAGATTGACAGGGCGGTTGGAAATAGAACAGTGACAGACGCTGACGTGGCATCTCTACCCTACCTGCAGTGCGTCGTGAAAGAAGCTCTCCGAGTCCACCCGCCTGGCCCATTGCTCTCCTGGGCCCGACTGTCGACATCGGACGTTCAGCTCAGCAACGGCATGCTAATTCCCGCCGACACAACAGCAATGGTCAACATGTGGGCCATCACGCATGACCCGCACCTGTGGGAGGACCCACTGGTATTCAGGCCGGAGAGGTTTCTGGAGAGCGAGGGCGGTGCTGACGTGGACGTGAGGGGTGGGGATCTGAGGCTAGCACCCTTTGGTGCTGGCCGGAGAGTCTGCCCAGGCAAGAACCTAGGGTTGGTGACAGTGACATTGTGGGTGGCCAAGTTGGTGCACCAGTATGGGTGGGTTCAAGATGTGGCTCACCCAGTTGATCTTAGTGAGGTGCTGAAGCTGTCCTGTGAGATGAAGTGTCCTCTGCATGCTATTGCTCTGCGAAGGAATTAA